The following proteins come from a genomic window of Triticum aestivum cultivar Chinese Spring chromosome 6A, IWGSC CS RefSeq v2.1, whole genome shotgun sequence:
- the LOC123130234 gene encoding putative F-box/FBD/LRR-repeat protein At3g49030, with protein MGTAQSVGRRDSYADTGAGGEDLISALPDDMLVHILLQLRDAAAAARTSILARRWRGLWALLPQLTFADGIEHHRIVSALAAHQVPDLRGLRVATRHASVEYLAVWLPNVARRLTGSMLLRVVWHDNEEVAELEPEQRGAILLPCFQRATTVILEFSFLRLVLPPSGVFARLNVLELVGIHLYGQCSLANALSSPRCPSLQILSVQNARGLGNFTIHSKSLLELKLLKLPDMQQLIVGAPSLQMLIIMGCFTDGLNPSQPVANISAPRLELLLWTCDFVPSSLQLGEMAHLQCLVTGNFFVYGPISFALQNRCCMSILQHFERLSVLNLYIIYPPVSSSLFVL; from the coding sequence ATGGGGACTGCTCAGAGCGTCGGGCGCCGGGATTCCTACGCCGACACCGGAGCAGGCGGCGAGGACCTCATCAGCGCGCTTCCAGACGACATGCTCGTCCACATCCTCCTCCAGCtccgcgacgccgccgccgccgcccggaccagCATCCTCGCCCGACGGTGGCGCGGCCTCTGGGCCCTCCTCCCGCAGCTCACCTTCGCCGACGGCATCGAGCACCACCGCATAGTCTCCGCCCTCGCCGCACACCAAGTGCCGGACCTCCGCGGTCTCCGGGTCGCCACCCGACACGCCTCCGTCGAGTACCTGGCGGTCTGGCTCCCCAACGTCGCACGCCGCCTCACCGGATCCATGCTCCTCAGGGTGGTGTGGCACGACAACGAGGAGGTCGCCGAGCTGGAGCCCGAGCAAAGAGGGGCGATTCTGCTTCCTTGCTTCCAGCGAGCCACCACGGTCATACTCGAGTTCTCGTTCCTTCGCCTCGTCCTGCCGCCTTCCGGCGTATTCGCCCGGCTCAACGTTCTCGAGCTGGTTGGCATCCACCTATATGGCCAGTGCAGTCTCGCCAacgctctctcctccccgcggtgCCCATCCTTGCAGATTCTCAGTGTCCAGAATGCTCGTGGTCTGGGCAACTTCACAATTCATTCCAAGTCCCTCCTAGAACTGAAGCTATTGAAACTACCTGACATGCAGCAGCTCATTGTCGGGGCACCGTCACTCCAAATGTTAATCATCATGGGTTGCTTTACCGATGGGCTGAATCCAAGTCAGCCAGTTGCCAACATCTCAGCCCCTCGCCTGGAGTTGCTCTTGTGGACGTGTGATTTTGTTCCGAGCTCTCTCCAGCTTGGGGAGATGGCACATCTTCAATGTCTTGTCACTGGAAATTTCTTTGTCTATGGACCGATTTCCTTTGCTCTACAAAATCGCTGTTGCATGAGCATTCTGCAGCACTTTGAGCGTCTCAGTGTCCTCAATCTCTATATTATCTATCCGCCGGTGAGTTCATCCTTATTTGTGTTATGA
- the LOC123131946 gene encoding pumilio homolog 23 has product MEKSKHGKRNHREDGNTGRGRGKGRPSGGSSMKTNPGGMKNENALQPPNASTSVMNVIRKKVDPETAKYFLEISNLFDNKEIDLEDRSTICANALEETKGKELELVTDGVISHTLQILVQGCDLEQLCMFLRSCIQSFHVIAMDKFGSHVAEAALKALATHLEDDSSRVIVEEILNRICKNIAADATNVMCSCYGSHVLRTLLCLCKGVPLDSLQNFHTTKRSAVLAERLSGGSSRPGDQNLTSFEHGFPDMFKTFVRQMLQNAKNDISTLLTEKNSSLVLQTVLKLSAGDDDELNHIISILLGYDEDDNAQKKDYNEQKNKIVALLEDTAYSHLLEVIIDVAPEELRSNMLIGTLKGALFAISSHHCGNYVVQALISSAKTADQMKQIWEELGPNIKELLERGKSGVVASILAACQRLETNRLEISEALSAAITSDSESSGSIVARILFLENFLREKSYWKWPLGVKMSVLGCLMLQSIFQYPHQYIRQYVTSLLALDNDQILQIAKDPGGSRVLEAFLCSSATTKRKFKVFAKLQGHYGEIAMYPSGSFLVEKCFTASNFSHKEAIVSELLAMQNELSRTRHAIHLLKKLDVDRYSRRPDQWRAALTSKETTQREFQAEFGLNNSKPIGQSIEELLSPQSPAKKRKQKEKTDKTTTADASHTKSESFQKNTKGQKSAKAMSEGESSSKKPVSMPFLNDSGKRKSPGFLSDKPIPKKQKHERPTDGRRFVGDGSSVSTPFVRHNVKQKQSIAELAALAGKDKLTAGEVRKLLKPEISAKGD; this is encoded by the exons ATGGAGAAATCGAAACATGGGAAGAGGAACCACCGTGAGGACGGGAACACGGGCAGAGGGCGTGGAAAGGGCCGACCTTCCGGTGGTAGTTCGATGAAGACGAATCCTGGGGGCATGAAGAATGAGAACGCATTACAGCCCCCCAATGCTTCAACTTCAGTGATGAATGTTATTAG GAAAAAGGTCGATCCTGAAACTGCTAAATACTTCCTCGAGATATCGAATCTCTTTGATAACAAGGAGATAGACTTGGAGGACCGTTCGACGATCTGCGCTAATGCTTTGGAAGAAACTAAAGGGAAAGAGCTCGAACTTGTCACTGATGGTGTAATAAGCCACACCTTGCAGATTCTTGTACAAGGTTGTGACTTGGAGCAGTTATGCATGTTCCTTCGCAGCTGTATTCAGTCTTTTCATGTTATTGCCATGGACAAATTTGGATCGCATGTGGCTGAAGCAGCTCTCAAGGCTCTGGCAACACATCTTGAAGACGACTCCTCCAGGGTCATTGTGGAAGAGATACTGAATAGGATTTGCAAG AATATTGCTGCAGATGCTACTAATGTGATGTGCAGCTGCTATGGATCCCATGTTCTAAGGACACTTCTCTGTCTCTGTAAGGGCGTCCCGTTAGATTCATTGCAAAATTTCCACACGACAAAGAGATCTGCCGTTCTGGCCGAACGATTGAGCGGTGGTTCAAGTAGACCAGGCGACCAGAATCTAACAAGCTTTGAGCATGGTTTCCCAGATATGTTCAAAACTTTTGTCAGGCAAATGCTACAAAATGCAAAAAATGACATTTCAACATTACTAACTGAGAAGAACAGTAGCCTTGTTTTACAG ACTGTGTTGAAATTATcagctggtgatgatgatgaattGAATCATATAATATCGATTCTTCTTGGTTACGATGAGGATGACAATGCTCAGAAGAAAGATTACAATGAACAAAAGAATAAGATAGTTGCTTTACTTGAAGATACTGCTTACAGTCATCTCTTGGAG GTCATTATAGATGTTGCTCCTGAGGAACTACGCAGCAATATGCTTATAGGCACTCTCAAGGGTGCACTATTTGCAATCTCGTCTCACCACTGTGGTAACTATGTGGTACAAGCTTTAATATCATCAGCCAAAACTGCAGATCAG ATGAAGCAAATATGGGAGGAACTTGGTCCTAATATCAAGGAGTTGCTTGAGCGAGGTAAATCAGGAGTGGTGGCTTCCATTTTAGCTGCATGCCAGCGACTTGAAACAAATCGCCTAGAG ATCTCTGAAGCTCTTTCTGCAGCAATAACTTCAGATTCCGAGTCTTCTGGTAGCATTGTTGCACGTATACTTTTTCTTGAGAATTTCCTCCGGGAGAAATCTTATTGGAAATGGCCGCTTGGCGTAAAGATGAGTGTTCTTGGTTGCCTGATGCTGCAATCAATTTTTCAATACCCACAT CAATATATTCGGCAGTATGTTACAAGTTTGCTGGCTTTAGACAATGATCAGATCCTGCAGATTGCCAAGGACCCTGGAGGCAGCCGTGTTCTTGAGGCATTTTTATGTTCGAGTGCAACAACAAAGCGAAAATTTAAAGTTTTCGCAAA ATTGCAAGGTCATTACGGGGAGATTGCTATGTATCCTTCTGGCTCATTCTTGGTAGAAAAATGCTTTACAGCGAGTAATTTTTCCCACAAAGAGGCCATCGTGTCAGAGCTGCTGGCTATGCAAAATGAACTATCTCGGACAAGACATGCCATCCACTTGTTAAAGAAACTGGATGTTGATAG ATACTCAAGACGACCCGACCAGTGGAGAGCTGCGCTAACTTCGAAAGAAACAACCCAGAGGGAATTTCAAGCCGAATTTGGCCTGAACAACAGTAAACCTATTGGCCAGAGTATTGAGGAGCTGCTTTCCCCTCAAAGCCCGGCAAAGAAGCGTAAACAGAAAGAGAAGACCGACAAAACTACTACTGCGGATGCCAGCCACACCAAGTCAGAATCATTTCAGAAAAACACCAAGGGACAGAAATCCGCCAAGGCAATGTCTGAGGGAGAATCGAGCAGCAAGAAACCCGTGAGCATGCCGTTCTTGAATGACAGTGGCAAGAGGAAATCGCCAGGTTTCCTATCGGACAAACCGATTCCCAAGAAACAAAAACACGAGAGACCCACAGATGGCAGGCGGTTTGTCGGGGATGGCAGCAGCGTTAGCACACCGTTTGTCAGGCATAATGTGAAGCAGAAACAGTCCATCGCTGAGCTTGCTGCTCTGGCTGGTAAGGATAAACTGACCGCAGGGGAGGTCCGGAAGCTGCTCAAGCCCGAAATTTCAGCCAAGGGCGACTAA
- the LOC123130235 gene encoding G-type lectin S-receptor-like serine/threonine-protein kinase At2g19130, translating to MAVLVIIVIIIGLTVLWRCRTKLFRARTVYEHGSLVVFSFAQIKNSTKKFSEKLGEGGFGCVFKGTLPGSAAVAVKRLKCLGQGEKQFRAEVQTIGMIQHNNLVRLLGFCADSSSRLLVYEYMEKGSLNSHLFRKDFAKLSWKLRYHIALGTARGLAYLHEECKDCIIHCDMKPDNVLLDAQFCPKIADFGMAKLLGRDFSRALTTMRGTIGYLAPEWISGLPITHKADVYSYGMMLFEIISGRRNAEKIEQGNFTYFPIFAAVKLHEGDVMCLLDRRLEGDADVEQLRRACRIACWCIQDAEDHRPMMGQVVQMLEGVLDVEVPPIPRSLQNFVGMED from the coding sequence ATGGCCGTGTTAGTCATCATTGTTATTATCATTGGTCTGACTGTTTTGTGGAGATGCAGAACAAAGTTATTCAGAGCAAGAACTGTGTATGAACACGGAAGCCTTGTGGTTTTCTCATTTGCACAAATAAAGAACTCAACAAAAAAATTCTCTGAAAAACTCGGAGAAGGTGGTTTCGGCTGTGTTTTCAAGGGGACATTGCCAGGTTCTGCTGCAGTGGCCGTCAAAAGGCTGAAATGCCTTGGACAAGGAGAGAAGCAGTTTCGAGCAGAGGTGCAGACCATTGGGATGATTCAACACAACAATCTTGTTCGGCTACTTGGATTCTGTGCTGATAGCAGTAGCAGGTTATTGGTGTATGAGTACATGGAAAAAGGTTCTTTAAACTCACATCTCTTCCGTAAGGATTTTGCAAAACTGAGCTGGAAGCTGCGGTACCATATAGCACTTGGAACAGCAAGAGGCCTGGCTTATCTGCACGAGGAGTGCAAGGATTGCATTATACACTGCGACATGAAGCCGGACAATGTACTTCTTGATGCACAGTTCTGTCCTAAGATTGCCGACTTTGGTATGGCGAAGCTTCTTGGTCGGGATTTCAGTAGGGCCCTGACAACAATGAGAGGGACCATCGGATATCTTGCACCGGAGTGGATCTCAGGGCTGCCGATCACACATAAGGCTGACGTCTACAGCTATGGAATGATGCTTTTTGAAATCATATCAGGGCGAAGAAATGCGGAGAAAATTGAACAAGGGAACTTTACTTACTTTCCCATCTTTGCTGCAGTCAAGCTGCATGAAGGGGACGTTATGTGCCTGTTGGATAGAAGGTTGGAAGGCGATGCGGATGTGGAGCAGCTGAGGAGAGCTTGCAGAATTGCATGTTGGTGTATTCAAGATGCTGAAGATCATAGGCCAATGATGGGGCAAGTTGTTCAGATGCTAGAAGGTGTTCTGGATGTTGAAGTACCTCCCATTCCAAGGTCACTGCAGAATTTTGTGGGCATGGAGGATTGA